One Aegilops tauschii subsp. strangulata cultivar AL8/78 chromosome 7, Aet v6.0, whole genome shotgun sequence genomic window carries:
- the LOC109745792 gene encoding oxidation resistance protein 1 isoform X1 encodes MGYLPSLGGKAAHLVSDLATVILNPVSGHERERSSHLPEATEGQENLYGDEESEIPNGPDTSSFRAFLMSFMSASSSSNDSMEIIPEQDLDMEYPTLTPVGRGIKERKGLLSRGKHSIGKIINKAGRLGGFRQKSGHIVDNEIANQIESMSSGFALKVSKGSASNHKLPPMSEPSMLLSEMMRNVLYPSLPVLVQGKNWMLVYSTWRHGVSLSTLYRRSMLCSGDSLLIIGDKKGAVFGGLVEAPLRPIMQRKYQVSLPHIFLWCFFDVYSTLQGYTDCVYAIFQGTKNCFVFTNVAGRPVVYRQTGANNYFTFCSPEYLAMGGGGHFALYLGEDLLNGSSSTSETFNNPCLSLSQDFEVKHVELWGFVNASKYDEMLTVCRTEKPGIWNL; translated from the exons GAGGCCACTGAAGGGCAGGAAAATCTTTATGGTGATGAAGAATCTGAAATTCCTAATGGCCCCGACACATCTTCGTTTCGAGCATTTCTGATGTCATTTATGTCTGCGTCAAGCTCTAGCAATGATTCGATGGAGATCATACCTGAGCAGGATCTGGATATGGAATACCCAACTTTAACACCTGTTGGGAGGGGAATCAAGGAAAGGAAGGGGTTGCTTAGTAGAGGCAAGCATTCCATTGGAAAGATTATTAACAAGGCAGGTAGACTTGGTGGTTTCAGACAAAAATCCGGCCACATCGTTGATAACGAAATAGCAAATCAAATAGAGTCAATGTCGTCCGGTTTCGCTCTCAAGGTATCAAAGGGGTCTGCTTCAAATCATAAGTTGCCGCCTATGTCTGAACCATCGATGCTTTTATCAGAAATGATGCGAAATGTTCTTTATCCATCTCTTCCTGTTCTTGTTCAAGGAAAGAACTGGATGCTGGTTTACAG TACCTGGAGGCACGGGGTATCTCTATCTACTCTGTACAGAAGGAGCATGCTTTGCTCTGGTGATTCACTTCTG ATAATTGGGGATAAAAAGGGAGCAGTTTTTGGTGGTTTGGTAGAGGCCCCTTTGCGGCCGATCATGCAAAGGAAATATCAGGTTTCACTTCCACACATATTCTTATGGTGTTTCTTCGATGTGTATTCTACCTTACAGGGTTACACTGATTGTGTTTACGCCATCTTTCAGGGGACCAAGAATTGCTTCGTGTTCACCAATGTAGCTGGCCGCCCTGTTGTATATCGTCAAACAG GTGCTAATAACTATTTCACGTTTTGTTCCCCCGAGTATTTGGCAATGGGAGGTGGTGGTCACTTTGCACTTTATCTTGGTGAAGACCT CCTGAATGGTTCAAGTTCTACCTCAGAAACGTTTAACAACCCATGCCTGTCACTTTCCCAGGACTTTGAAGTCAAACATGTTGAG TTGTGGGGCTTCGTCAATGCTTCCAAGTATGATGAGATGCTCACCGTCTGCCGCACCGAGAAACCTGGAATTTGGAATTTGTGA